The nucleotide window ATTTATATTAGTGAATTTTTGAGTCATTGAGTGTATTAAGGTTCCCGGATTTTCCTTCTCACATCTAGAGATTTTCCACGTAAAAAGTTCTTACCGGCTTATAGTTTACTTGTGCAATATTACCCAACATTTTAGCTCATGAGATATTTCATTTGTTAAATATCAAATTAAGTTATTTAGTGAAAatactggaaaaaaaaaacaattctacATCGTGCTCCATAATTCGATGAGcgacaaaaaattgaaaaaaaacgaCTTTAATGAGGAGGGAAAATCCTGTGAACAAATAAACAAGCAGCGGTGAACAATTCAAGCTGAAGAGTCACGTGACAATATATGTGAAGCAATTAAAAACGCAACTACACCCAATTTAATCTTCCCCTCCGGTCACATGAAACTGTAGAAAACAATTCATCCTTACTTTCATCTCCAGGACCAGTTATGAGACAATATCAAGTAGTGACAAGTCaataataaaatgtatataaagtGATCAAGGGAAAAATACAAATCTGATCgcataaacaaaaatgatagaaataGAAAACTATAACATGAAAATATCATGACGATCAAGAAATTTGCTgaatattttctaaaacaataattttactTGAAatgcatatattaaaaaaaatgaataaaatgtttatttttaactCATGCATGTGCCAAGTTTTATATCTCATTTTCTTAAAGTCAATTAGAGAAAGAAAATGACATTTCtacattcaaaatataaaacatcaactttaaattttaaataatacgGTGGAACAATATTCTAAAACGCGTTAAACGTTCGTTACGCGGCAAATAAATTTCTAGTGCCTACCCACATACGCGGACACTTAAACAAAGAAACtggatatatttaaaaaatataaatataaattaatatatacacaCTAGTTCTATAACAATGAACGTAATATATTTCccatataatttatatgtataaaaatatagtttagcATGAAATAGTGTCAAAGTATAAACCTTAAAACATGTCTAActatattaaaatgataaatttctaaatttaaaaaaaaaatcaaaaaattaatataattaatatagtCATATAAATACAGAAGATAAGTAACAGTTAGTTTAAATAATAGcattagtaaaatataatattaattagttttctaATATTAATGTTTAAAATCTGCCTAGCGTCTATATAGACTGCAAAAAAAACCGTCTAAACGTTATTATACGTCTGAACTATATAAATTCGCATGAAACACTTTAAAACATGAAAACGGTACGGTTGATTATTGTGTAACGCCTATACACCATATAGGTGGACGCCTAAACCGTGTAATCAATGCAAATATTCAACAATGAATAATGAACAAGCTCACCATTCAGGAAGCACATGAGAACATATTCTATTTCatgaaaaaatgtaattttcgtaagaaccccaatcaaattaaataaataaacgtaAGATAGAAGACTCCATCTCGTGCACAAAACTCACAACAAAAATTGAAGGCGTGAAGCTAAGAGATGCATGCTTGACCCCTCTTGTGCCACTATTATATAAAGAAGAGATGGATGTTGTGTTCTAAGGCAGGTGTGTTATTATTACACTCGTTCACTCATATAACACTGCttataaaatttagaattaattaaacaaaaacgtTGTTGCTGATCCTTGAAGGGAAGAAGAACTTGAATTTAATTATAGGATGCCAAAGGTTAATGATGGCTCCTACTTACTAATTATACCttaattaaaaaagaagatGATGCTACCAACTAATGgtaataattaattatcttaTGCATGGCACCAAATTATCTCATAATTTCTAATTAGTAATTTATGTAAAGCATAAAGTCAGCCTGTTTTCACAACACACAAGAATCTTGGGATCAAAAACAAGATTGGTTTTGACAAAAATCTTGAGACCTTTTTGGGtacagaaaaaagaaaaccaaaagattGTAGGACCATAGAAAAGTAGGAAAAGGTAAGGTATATCATGAGAAATCATATTGTTCCCTACTGTAAATTTCTTCTTATCTTTTTCACCACCCAAAACTAATCCCAAGCAACAACCACTTCATTTCGCAATCACCTTATAAATACCAAACATTATATCAAACTCTCAACAAACACACCAAACTAGTCCCCACCTGCTCAGCGACCTATAGCCTTTctacatttttttatcaaacaaatTGAAGCTGAGTGAGAAAAATGAATACACAGACTTGCctcgttttcttcttctcttctctaatCATCACAAACATAGCCTTAGCGCAAGACCGAGCTCCTCACGGGTTGGCTTATGAGACCCCAGTGGCGTTTTCACCTTCTGCATTTGACTTCTTTCACGCGAAACCACAAAACCATGATGCAACTTCAGAGCCTTGCGCTGAATCCGGCTGCTCGCCTCTCCCAGTGTCTGCAAAGGTTCAAGGAGCTTCTGAAAAAGCACAGAAAAGCGAGATAGCAACAATGTCAATTGGTTCGAGAAGCGGAACGGGAGCTGGTGGTGTGGTCGGGATCATCTTTGGAATTGCGTTTGCCATGGTGATGTGAACCATTCTAGTTCCATCCAACCTCTAGTGTTTTAAACTGAAATTATGATAGATTATATAGCTAGACTTTGAGTTGATATGTGTGTTTTTTCCTCACCTTTTCTTGAAGCTTGTATTTAGATTTCCATATCCATTGGTTAATAGGAGAGTATTCGACTGTCTATCGTCAGATCCCGTTGAGAGTATAAGCAACCATGGCTACGGATCTCAGATACATTGGTCTAAAGTctggaatatatattttttaaaagataatatcTTATAATTATTAACAAAAACATATCAAATCCTTTAGCGGATGGTAAGCTTTGCTAATAGTAAAACATAAACAATTCTAAACTGAAACCGAAGAGTGTGACACGTGAGCATATGTTCGCTGACACGTGCAAACTCGCTATTCAGCCGCCCATCACGTGTCCCTCTTTCAACCCTCTCGACCGCTCCCGCTATTAAGGTAGTTCTTTCTAAATACACGAAGCATTTTTCCCTCGAAATCTAATGGAGCAAAAGAACAAAAGCGACGAATCAAGGCCGCCATTGATGGCGTTAAACCATGTATCAAGACTTTGCAGAGACGTCAAAAAGTCTCTCGAGTTCTACACGAAAGTGTTAGGGTTCGTGGAGACAGAGCGACCCGCGTCGCTAGACTTCGACGGTGCGTGGCTATTCAACTACGGTGTTGGGATCCATTTGGTGCAGGCTAAAGACGAAGAGAAGCTACCTTCCAACACGGACCATTTGGACCCGATGGATAACCACATCTCGTTCCAGTGCGAAGACATGGAAGCTTTGGAGAAGAGGCTCAAGGAAGTGGATGTGAAGTACATCAAGAGGACGGTCGGTGAGCAGGAAGACGCAGCTATCGACCAGCTCTTCTTTAATGACCCCGATGGTTTCATGGTCGAGATTTGTAACTGCGAGAATCTGGAGCTTAAACCGCGTGATTCAGCTGATGCTATACGTCTCCCGGGTGATCGACACGCGCCTCCTGTTTCTCTCCCTGGCTCGTCCGACCATGCAGATGATACTAGGCTCCCTCAGACCAATTCTTAATTCTACTTGGACTCCTTTTTTTGTACTTGTTCCTGTTTTTGTCCTCAGTTACTGCTTTCTTAGTTAATGTCGTGACCGTTAGAAACCGTGTTTGAGTTTTTGCTATTTCTTCAAACATAAGGACAAACCCTGAACTGGTAGGAATGGGAATCAAAACAAGAAATGATCACAGGCTAGCAAAAAGTATCAACTACCATTTCAGTTAATGATCCAAGacacaaaaacaaacacaaacaataaGCATAACCTCAAGTGTAAGCCAGAACCCAGAGCTTTCAACCCATTCCTAACAGTGAGCGTTTGAAAGCTTAAAAGTAATTTCAGAGATACTGGAGTAATCCACAGGCTCACAACTTTCCTTGAAAGATGTTGGACTACTGCGCAAGCACAGTAAAGATCATCTCTCGATGTGAACCCTTCCAATTATTTTTCAGCCTGGCTTTTGTGCTGATATCATGATAGAGCCACCGTATAGCTTAGATTCAAGATTATTATTTGCTTGTTCCTAGTTTTATTTGACTGTTTATGATCCTCATTAACCTGCCAAATTATAAATCAAATCTAACACAAAACCAATGGGAGGAACGAACAGTCACAGCAAATCATTAAGCCAAACAGCCAAAATAACAAACCAAAAGATATGCTCAGTAAACACAACAACACTCTGCTCAAGAAAAGTAGAGCAAAACAGGAATACTAGTGTATTCAAAGACAACTGAAAAGAATAACCAGCAATAAGTAGAGAAACAGGGGGAACAATAGTCTTGTGGAAAGTTTTTGAGCAAACGTAATGTTGGTATCCATCCATGTCTCTCTACCATTTACGAGAGCTAAGATATTGAATGGCAGGTTCAAAGGTCTGGTCCACAGCTTTGTTCCACACAGACGCAAACTCCATCCGATATTTCTTCCCGAATATGCCTTCTCTCACCTGCAAAACACATCCCACGTTTTTTCTAACTTACTATTGCAACCTCATGTATTAACTGTAACCAACATTCAGCCTTCTCCAATTCCAAAATCGGTTTGCTTAACCGGAACCGAGATTCTCATCAATCCACAAATTGAGATTTGAGACGGAATAGATTCTCGACTCAAAATTGATTACGATAAATAACCTGAGATTGATCGACGGATTGAGATTTACGATCGGCGACGGACTCATGGATGAGTTTTCGCTGCTCGAGAACGATGAACCCTGTCAAGGCGCTACCCAGCGTGAAGCCGAGAAGACGCTCCTTATACACACGAAGAAGATACGAATGTCAACAACACATTTACAATAGATTCGAAATGATAGAAATCGATTCCTTTTAAAATCTTGGATGGAAGAGGATAACCTGAGCGAGAATGCTGATCATGCTGAAACTCTATCGCGTGTTTGATTTGCTCGGAAAGGAAAAgggttttttctttttgttagtttCTCTCCTGAAGGAAAAGAATTGAGGAAGACGAGACGAGGAACACAACAGGTAGGCAGATTGAGTGAGCCAGGTATGGGCCGTAGCCCATTTTATCAATCAGCCCGTTATGATTTTAAGCAACTAAAGCTTCTCTAAAGTCCAaacatatcaaaaaaaaaaattatacggAGAGTCAAAATAGTTTATGAAAATCGCATCTTTACCATTTTCATGGTAtcccttttcatttttaccactactaatgagacattttcaaaattatcttcttcattagtgacaaaagactcttatacctttgttatttatatatataataaatcgttaaaaaaataaaaaaataaaaaaaatgtttgaaacactttttcaaattcaaacttttttataaattttttttttgaatattttttcgaatttttttttttttttttttcaaatttttttttgaaaagcgaaaattatgtttgaaactattttttaaacatttttatatattttttaagtatttatatatttattataatcataaatttcacattccaaaatcTCTACCCCacccttcaactctaaaccttaagtctagattagttaactctaagggtataattgtattttacccttcattaaaagtgagggtaaaagtggttagtgtaaacataaaaagtagtactatgaatgtggtatttgtggcaatttacCTGTTTAGATACATTTTAAGAGAAATTAAATTTATGACAAAtcgttaaataaaattaaaaaaaatttatgtcagATATTTTACAAATATGGTTTACTGTGTTAATAGAATTAATGTTACAACTTTATATGATATTtctgtttaaaatttaaatatattttattattttctaatattaaCTAAATTGTTTTGTTATTATTCTGGTAAACCGATTTAAATCCAATAGATTCAGATTTAGACTTTCATCGATGTCATTTGATTgatagaaaaataaacaatgAACAAAGTTTTAATTGAAGaattagataaataaataaaaattggttAATTTGTTTCTCATAAAAATTGGAGAGAAAACTTTTTCTTGACAAATTTCTCTATACATAAAAGAATGAATGCAGTGGAACTATTTTaatgaatataatttataa belongs to Brassica rapa cultivar Chiifu-401-42 chromosome A07, CAAS_Brap_v3.01, whole genome shotgun sequence and includes:
- the LOC103829740 gene encoding uncharacterized protein LOC103829740 yields the protein MISILAQERLLGFTLGSALTGFIVLEQRKLIHESVADRKSQSVDQSQVREGIFGKKYRMEFASVWNKAVDQTFEPAIQYLSSRKW
- the LOC103829741 gene encoding uncharacterized protein LOC103829741; the protein is MEQKNKSDESRPPLMALNHVSRLCRDVKKSLEFYTKVLGFVETERPASLDFDGAWLFNYGVGIHLVQAKDEEKLPSNTDHLDPMDNHISFQCEDMEALEKRLKEVDVKYIKRTVGEQEDAAIDQLFFNDPDGFMVEICNCENLELKPRDSADAIRLPGDRHAPPVSLPGSSDHADDTRLPQTNS
- the LOC103829739 gene encoding uncharacterized protein LOC103829739 — protein: MNTQTCLVFFFSSLIITNIALAQDRAPHGLAYETPVAFSPSAFDFFHAKPQNHDATSEPCAESGCSPLPVSAKVQGASEKAQKSEIATMSIGSRSGTGAGGVVGIIFGIAFAMVM